A part of Cystobacter ferrugineus genomic DNA contains:
- a CDS encoding alpha/beta hydrolase — protein sequence MEPLDTLRLLLSGLLFGLGLLGLFKAPVAALWKPAVAATEWGHVLAVLPLASLLLPGGAGLGVWLAWGLAALAVLLLLSSLGRALGYVKGLEARFARTFGSVQPAAFPGAPARPAPLVLRDLLSVSTPKVVPVRHTYREVEGHVLQLDLYRSPEVTRPLPLVVVIHGGSWNSGDSTQLDWLNSYLAARGVAVAAINYRLAPRHTFPTQRDDVLAALAWLRENASRLGLDASRIALLGRSAGGQLALLAAYTADDPAIRAVVALYAPADLNWGWAHPTNPWVMDSPKTLSDYLGGTPAQVQDRFDAASPIGFVRPNSPPTLLVHGTRDELVFAEQSRRLARRLKEAQVPHLELELPWATHGCDANPAGPGGQITTWAVERLLAAAFQERSL from the coding sequence GTGGAACCTCTCGACACCCTTCGTCTGCTTCTGTCCGGATTGCTGTTCGGGCTGGGCCTGCTGGGACTTTTCAAGGCCCCGGTGGCGGCCCTCTGGAAGCCCGCCGTGGCCGCGACCGAGTGGGGCCACGTGCTGGCCGTCCTTCCACTTGCCTCGTTGCTGCTGCCTGGCGGAGCAGGTCTCGGCGTGTGGCTCGCGTGGGGTCTGGCCGCGCTCGCCGTGCTCCTCCTGCTCTCTTCTCTGGGCCGGGCCCTCGGGTACGTGAAGGGACTGGAGGCGCGCTTCGCGCGGACCTTCGGCTCCGTCCAACCCGCTGCGTTCCCCGGGGCGCCGGCTCGGCCCGCGCCTCTCGTCCTGAGGGATCTGCTCTCGGTCTCCACGCCCAAGGTGGTGCCCGTCCGGCACACCTACCGGGAAGTCGAGGGCCATGTGCTGCAACTGGACCTGTACCGAAGCCCCGAGGTGACCCGGCCACTGCCTCTCGTGGTGGTGATCCACGGCGGCTCCTGGAACAGCGGGGACAGCACCCAGCTCGACTGGCTGAACAGCTATCTCGCCGCCCGGGGCGTCGCCGTCGCGGCGATCAACTACCGGCTCGCGCCCCGGCACACCTTCCCGACCCAGCGGGACGACGTGCTCGCGGCCCTCGCGTGGCTGAGGGAGAACGCCTCCCGGCTGGGGCTCGACGCCTCCCGCATCGCCTTGCTCGGGCGCTCCGCGGGCGGCCAGCTCGCCCTGCTGGCCGCCTATACCGCTGACGATCCCGCGATCCGCGCGGTCGTCGCGCTGTATGCGCCCGCGGACCTCAACTGGGGCTGGGCCCATCCCACCAACCCGTGGGTGATGGACAGCCCCAAGACCCTGAGCGATTACCTCGGAGGAACGCCTGCCCAGGTGCAGGATCGCTTCGACGCGGCTTCGCCCATCGGCTTCGTGCGCCCCAACTCTCCGCCCACGCTGTTGGTCCATGGGACCCGGGACGAGCTCGTCTTCGCCGAGCAGAGCCGGCGCCTCGCCCGGCGCCTGAAAGAGGCCCAGGTGCCCCACCTCGAGCTGGAGCTGCCCTGGGCCACCCATGGTTGCGATGCGAACCCCGCGGGCCCGGGAGGACAGATCACCACCTGGGCCGTGGAGCGCTTGCTCGCCGCCGCTTTTCAGGAGCGCTCCCTCTAG